One genomic window of Ictalurus punctatus breed USDA103 chromosome 23, Coco_2.0, whole genome shotgun sequence includes the following:
- the dbf4 gene encoding protein DBF4 homolog A isoform X1 gives MKQQSFHRSTKPKFQVCFKSTDPNLDNDEHQKAASIRKHNKDSEAVQRKPLAGRIFYLDLPCNKRSQVLETDLKSLGGTVEKFFSKEIRYLVSSKPEARHVQRLVQDSPVPSPDSGLSSPHPGSRRDSHGPRGSSQGPADTMVASRGKSLVEKVVKEQERIQMNRILANALEWGVKILYIDDVISYIDKKKSTIAKVRAAAHPVKKAAKPEPTDGTASQKCNPGRISRPFIKVEDSSRHYRPIYLPMPDMPVCNLRSAAPCSPFLVEHDKDVPGKKTKVHGSGVDRREKSRKDRHRGREGKGRRKGGYCECCIVKYDNLKAHLQSEQHQAFSKSEEYLVVDRVITGLSCDFLHISPQIKRVKCSVTSPIMVPGPAIRKDGEMGVEEEDVTDETPLWGSQNTERSVRKRSRELSQGPKGDSAGQSDAFQKSQSKRGSFKWDSSSNAGLPKALATSLCNTRQDCLSECLDRTRTPLHTRLERGTSQSNRHVRLSDPAGFGTTRSSLAAGTSHVVSEQSAMSDFQTAPKLLLDVAECTTERPFCKAGKATDTMHCGPVTQEMSSSNTDIPSGVLQRKVRTLRRRRTAPSEPLCGLSGKPEESQNLQCLGKDSESQRLSASAVDLWQLFQSSDDVEEDFNGFYN, from the exons ATGAAACAACAGAGCTTTCACAGATCTACAAAACCTAAATTCCAAG tttgttttaaatCCACAGACCCAAACCTGGACAACGACGAGCACCAAAAAGCTGCATCTATAAGGAAACATAATAAAGACAGTGAGGCAGTTCAGAGGAAGCCCTTGGCTGGGCGAATCTTTTATTTGGATCTACCATGTAATAAACGCAGCCAGGTTTTAGAAACTGATCTCAAGAGCCTCGGAGGA ACTGTGGAAAAGTTCTTCAGTAAAGAGATTCGATACTTGGTGTCCAGTAAACCCGAAGCTCGGCATGTACAGCGGCTCGTTCAGGACTCCCCGGTGCCGAGTCCAGACTCGGGCCTCAGCTCCCCTCATCCTGGCAGCAGGAGGGATAGTCATGGGCCCAGAGGCAGCTCACAAGGACCTGCTGACACT ATGGTCGCAAGCCGAGGGAAATCCTTAGTGGAGAAAGTCGTTAAGGAACAA GAGCGTATTCAGATGAACAGAATCCTGGCCAATGCACTTGAATGGGGTGTAAAAATCCTCTACATTGATG ACGTCATTTCATATATCGACAAGAAAAAGAGCACAATTGCCAAAGTCAGAGCAGCGGCTCACCCGGTAAAGAAAGCT GCCAAACCTGAGCCCACAGATGGGACTGCTTCTCAGAAATGCAACC ctgGACGAATCAGTCGCCCCTTCATTAAAGTAGAGGACTCCAGCAG acacTACCGTCCCATCTATCTCCCCATGCCCGACATGCCTGTGTGTAACCTCAGATCGGCTGCCCCTTGCAGTCCGTTCTTGGTAGAACACGATAAAGATGTCCCTGGGAAAAAGACCAAAGTGCACGG GTCTGGAGTAGATCGACGGGAGAAGAGCAGGAAAGACCGACACCGAGGCCGTGAGGGAAAGGGACGAAGGAAAGGGGGCTACTGCGAATGTTGCATTGTCAAATATGACAATCTTAAAGCT CACCTGCAAAGTGAGCAGCATCAGGCTTTCTCTAAAAGTGAGGAGTACCTGGTGGTGGACAGAGTTATCACAGGACTCAGCTGTGATTTTCTACACATCAGCCCCCAAATAAAAAG GGTGAAGTGCAGCGTCACGTCCCCAATCATGGTCCCTGGACCAGCCATTAGGAAGGATGGAGAAATGGGGGTTGAAGAGGAGGATGTGACTGACGAGACCCCACTCTGGGGCTCTCAAAACACTGAGCGTTCAGTCCGCAAGCGCTCCAGAGAACTCTCCCAAGGTCCTAAAGGAGACTCGGCAGGACAATCTGATGCGTTTCAGAAATCCCAGTCAAAGCGCGGATCATTTAAATGGGACTCCAGTTCTAATGCTGGTTTACCGAAGGCTTTGGCTACATCATTGTGTAACACCAGACAAGATTGTCTTTCTGAGTGTTTGGACAGGACCAGGACCCCGTTACACACCCGTTTGGAACGAGGGACTTCACAAAGCAATCGGCACGTTAGACTTTCAGATCCTGCAGGGTTCGGTACGACCCGCAGTTCATTGGCTGCAGGGACCTCTCACGTGGTGTCTGAGCAGTCTGCAATGTCAGACTTTCAGACTGCACCAAAGTTACTCTTAGATGTTGCAGAATGTACAACCGAGAGACCTTTCTGTAAGGCCGGCAAAGCAACTGACACTATGCATTGTGGACCTGTCACACAGGAAATGTCTTCTTCCAACACGGACATTCCGTCTGGAGTCTTGCAAAGGAAAGTGCGGACGTTGAGGCGGAGACGAACCGCACCATCGGAGCCCCTGTGTGGCCTTTCTGGTAAACCTGAAGAATCCCAAAATCTTCAGTGTCTGGGAAAAGATTCTGAGTCTCAGAGACTTTCAGCATCTGCCGTGGACTTATGGCAGCTCTTCCAGTCCAGCGACGATGTGGAGGAGGATTTTAACGGTTTCTACAATTAG
- the dbf4 gene encoding protein DBF4 homolog A isoform X2, translating into MKQQSFHRSTKPKFQDPNLDNDEHQKAASIRKHNKDSEAVQRKPLAGRIFYLDLPCNKRSQVLETDLKSLGGTVEKFFSKEIRYLVSSKPEARHVQRLVQDSPVPSPDSGLSSPHPGSRRDSHGPRGSSQGPADTMVASRGKSLVEKVVKEQERIQMNRILANALEWGVKILYIDDVISYIDKKKSTIAKVRAAAHPVKKAAKPEPTDGTASQKCNPGRISRPFIKVEDSSRHYRPIYLPMPDMPVCNLRSAAPCSPFLVEHDKDVPGKKTKVHGSGVDRREKSRKDRHRGREGKGRRKGGYCECCIVKYDNLKAHLQSEQHQAFSKSEEYLVVDRVITGLSCDFLHISPQIKRVKCSVTSPIMVPGPAIRKDGEMGVEEEDVTDETPLWGSQNTERSVRKRSRELSQGPKGDSAGQSDAFQKSQSKRGSFKWDSSSNAGLPKALATSLCNTRQDCLSECLDRTRTPLHTRLERGTSQSNRHVRLSDPAGFGTTRSSLAAGTSHVVSEQSAMSDFQTAPKLLLDVAECTTERPFCKAGKATDTMHCGPVTQEMSSSNTDIPSGVLQRKVRTLRRRRTAPSEPLCGLSGKPEESQNLQCLGKDSESQRLSASAVDLWQLFQSSDDVEEDFNGFYN; encoded by the exons ATGAAACAACAGAGCTTTCACAGATCTACAAAACCTAAATTCCAAG ACCCAAACCTGGACAACGACGAGCACCAAAAAGCTGCATCTATAAGGAAACATAATAAAGACAGTGAGGCAGTTCAGAGGAAGCCCTTGGCTGGGCGAATCTTTTATTTGGATCTACCATGTAATAAACGCAGCCAGGTTTTAGAAACTGATCTCAAGAGCCTCGGAGGA ACTGTGGAAAAGTTCTTCAGTAAAGAGATTCGATACTTGGTGTCCAGTAAACCCGAAGCTCGGCATGTACAGCGGCTCGTTCAGGACTCCCCGGTGCCGAGTCCAGACTCGGGCCTCAGCTCCCCTCATCCTGGCAGCAGGAGGGATAGTCATGGGCCCAGAGGCAGCTCACAAGGACCTGCTGACACT ATGGTCGCAAGCCGAGGGAAATCCTTAGTGGAGAAAGTCGTTAAGGAACAA GAGCGTATTCAGATGAACAGAATCCTGGCCAATGCACTTGAATGGGGTGTAAAAATCCTCTACATTGATG ACGTCATTTCATATATCGACAAGAAAAAGAGCACAATTGCCAAAGTCAGAGCAGCGGCTCACCCGGTAAAGAAAGCT GCCAAACCTGAGCCCACAGATGGGACTGCTTCTCAGAAATGCAACC ctgGACGAATCAGTCGCCCCTTCATTAAAGTAGAGGACTCCAGCAG acacTACCGTCCCATCTATCTCCCCATGCCCGACATGCCTGTGTGTAACCTCAGATCGGCTGCCCCTTGCAGTCCGTTCTTGGTAGAACACGATAAAGATGTCCCTGGGAAAAAGACCAAAGTGCACGG GTCTGGAGTAGATCGACGGGAGAAGAGCAGGAAAGACCGACACCGAGGCCGTGAGGGAAAGGGACGAAGGAAAGGGGGCTACTGCGAATGTTGCATTGTCAAATATGACAATCTTAAAGCT CACCTGCAAAGTGAGCAGCATCAGGCTTTCTCTAAAAGTGAGGAGTACCTGGTGGTGGACAGAGTTATCACAGGACTCAGCTGTGATTTTCTACACATCAGCCCCCAAATAAAAAG GGTGAAGTGCAGCGTCACGTCCCCAATCATGGTCCCTGGACCAGCCATTAGGAAGGATGGAGAAATGGGGGTTGAAGAGGAGGATGTGACTGACGAGACCCCACTCTGGGGCTCTCAAAACACTGAGCGTTCAGTCCGCAAGCGCTCCAGAGAACTCTCCCAAGGTCCTAAAGGAGACTCGGCAGGACAATCTGATGCGTTTCAGAAATCCCAGTCAAAGCGCGGATCATTTAAATGGGACTCCAGTTCTAATGCTGGTTTACCGAAGGCTTTGGCTACATCATTGTGTAACACCAGACAAGATTGTCTTTCTGAGTGTTTGGACAGGACCAGGACCCCGTTACACACCCGTTTGGAACGAGGGACTTCACAAAGCAATCGGCACGTTAGACTTTCAGATCCTGCAGGGTTCGGTACGACCCGCAGTTCATTGGCTGCAGGGACCTCTCACGTGGTGTCTGAGCAGTCTGCAATGTCAGACTTTCAGACTGCACCAAAGTTACTCTTAGATGTTGCAGAATGTACAACCGAGAGACCTTTCTGTAAGGCCGGCAAAGCAACTGACACTATGCATTGTGGACCTGTCACACAGGAAATGTCTTCTTCCAACACGGACATTCCGTCTGGAGTCTTGCAAAGGAAAGTGCGGACGTTGAGGCGGAGACGAACCGCACCATCGGAGCCCCTGTGTGGCCTTTCTGGTAAACCTGAAGAATCCCAAAATCTTCAGTGTCTGGGAAAAGATTCTGAGTCTCAGAGACTTTCAGCATCTGCCGTGGACTTATGGCAGCTCTTCCAGTCCAGCGACGATGTGGAGGAGGATTTTAACGGTTTCTACAATTAG
- the slc25a40 gene encoding probable mitochondrial glutathione transporter SLC25A40 — MDSFNIKGAQGAGLTGNRLNTWLFEMTSQSFQTNMDSITPVQQMVSSCSGALLTSLFVTPLDVIKIRLQAQSTPLSKGKCFVYCNGLMDHICVCENGNGKAWYKPRVHFSGTLDAFIRIVRMEGIKSLWSGLPPTLVMAVPATVMYFTSYDQLCASLRLRMGEKADLAPLLAGSIARVGSATLISPLELIRTKLQSERQSYRELSAVIRSAVHNEGWLALWRGLGPTLLRDVPFSALYWYNYEKGKAWLCRYNKTTEPTVSIAFTSGAVSGSIASIVTLPFDVVKTRRQVELGELQARKLLPQASSSTYKVMKRIVTESGIQGLFAGFMPRLIKVAPACAIMISTYEFGKAFFRKQNQANRQGLTLHTTNT, encoded by the exons atggATTCATTCAACATTAAAGGAGCGCAGGGAGCAGGTCTAACGGGAAACCGTCTAAACACATG GCTGTTTGAGATGACTTCTCAGAGTTTTCAAACCAACATGGATAGTATAACACCAGTTCAGCAGATGGTGTCTTCTTGTTCTGGGGCTTTGCTCACATCATTGTTTG TAACGCCTTTGGATGTCATCAAGATCAGACTCCAAGCACAGAGCACTCCTTTATCTAAAG GGAAATGCTTTGTGTATTGCAATGGCCTGATGGATCATATATGCGTGTGTGAAAACGGGAATGGGAAAGCATGGTACAAACCTCGGGTTCATTTCAGTGGCACACTG GATGCCTTTATCAGGATTGTACGCATGGAAGGGATCAAGTCGCTGTGGAGTGGCCTCCCTCCAACACT AGTTATGGCCGTTCCAGCTACAGTGATGTACTTCACCTCTTATGACCAGCTCTGTGCTTCTCTCAGGCTCCGGATGGGGGAAAAGGCAGACCTGGCACCGCTATTAGCTGGATCAATAGCTCGAG tgggCTCCGCTACTCTGATCAGTCCGTTAGAGCTGATCCGCACTAAGCTGCAGTCAGAGAGGCAGTCGTACAGAGAGCTGAGTGCCGTGATTCGCTCGGCAGTACACAATGAAGGCTGGCTCGCTCTCTGGAGGGGTCTCGGGCCCACGCTGCTCAGGGACGTACCATTTtcag CCTTGTACTGGTACAACTATGAGAAAGGTAAAGCCTGGCTGTGTCGCTACAACAAGACGACTGAGCCGACCGTCAGCATCGCCTTTACCTCAGGAGCGGTGTCCGGCTCT ATCGCATCAATTGTAACACTGCCGTTTGATGTGGTGAAGACCAGGAGGCAGGTGGAACTGGGTGAACTGCAGGCTAGGAAAT TGTTGCCTCAAGCCTCGTCTTCAACCTATAAGGTGATGAAAAGAATAGTCACGGAGAGCGGCATCCAAGGACTCTTTGCAG gttttATGCCTAGGCTGATAAAAGTGGCTCCAGCCTGCGCTATAATGATAAGCACATATGAGTTTGGCAAGGCCTTCTTCCGCAAACAGAACCAGGCGAACAGACAAGGTCTCACGCTGCATACCACCAACACCTAA